AATGTCTGCAACTCAAATCACTACCAAAGTCATAAATACAAATGCCAATGGAGAAGTTAGCACCCCTTGAAAGCACCGTGTGGAAACACAGGGCCATCTCATTCATCATACTATCTCATTTTGAGGCCCACGTGGACCAGGCCTGTACAGCACAACGTGCTTACCAGGAAGCAAGGCCCACCAAGCTCACTGTTGCTTAATGTACAAGATCACAAGTGTAAAGCATGATGAACTCACTAAAACCAAATGTTACTCTGATTGTAACACAGTAATTTTTAACAAGGAGCCAgctgtgtagctagagggggtgcaaaatacTAAGTGTTGTGTGGCGCCCCCACGCAGCATGCaagcaatggctccaaaggggagggggctgcttgcacacagcGGGGAGGTATGTGCAACACTAGTACTTTGCACGCCATGGTAAGGTGCTGTCAAATCTtaatactttgcaccccctctagctatgctattgcaAGGAGCTATTTTAGGAGGGGCTGTAGTCGCTGCTAGCCAGTGTTGAGCCAGACAGGTGAACGGTCTGACCCATGTCTGGCTGCTCACTTGGTGCCTAGCCTGGGTCAGCGCCCACCACAGAATGAGGTGCTCAAGCGGGCTGCAGAGGGAGGACCACAGTGGTGACAGATCCCCCCCACAACCAATACCCAAAGAGCTTCTCATTCCATCTGGCTCTCtcagaagagacccactggatcaggccaaaggtccagcttcctgtatctcacagtggcccaccaaatgcctcagggagcacacaagacataagaacctaagaagagccctgctgggtgggcccatctagttcatcttcctgtatgttgcagtggcccaccagatgcctcagggaggacacaagaccacaagacacctgcaacctggtgctgtcccttgcaccagaggcagcccacttctaagaccaggaggctgcacatacccttaaagacttgtaacctgtgatgaacttttcctccatcagtctgtccaaccccctttcaacagcatccaggccagatgtcatcacaacatcctgtggccaggagttccccagACCAGCCCCATGCTGAGTAGGGAACTATTTTCTTTGGTCTCCCAACACTCCCTCCCAGCGGCTGTCCTGGTTCTGACGTTGTGCGAGAGGGCAAAGAGCACCCCTCTGTCCACCAcgtcctgtggccaggagttccgcAGACGCTGGGTGGAGAACTATTTTCTTCGGTCTCCCTACACTGCCTCCCAGCGGCCATCCCGGTCCTGCGTGAGGGCCGGGAGTTCCCCAGAccagcgcccgcccgcccgcccgccccgcgGACCCACCGAGGGCGCAGAGCTTGCGGTCCCCGAGCCAGAGGCCGGTGCGGGGCGGCGGGAGGGCGCGGGCGCGCGGCAGGCCCAGGGCGCGGCAGGCGGCGGCGGCCAGGCGCAGCAGGGCGTCCACGTGGGCGCGCAGCGGGAGGCCGAAGCGCCGCAGGTCCAGCACCGGGAAGGCCACCAGCTGGCCGGGCCCGTGGAAGGTGAGCAGCCCGCCGCGCCGCAGGCGCTCGAAGCCCGCGCCCAGCGCGCGCAGCCGCCGCTCCTCCCCCGGCGCGGCCCCGCCGCGCAGCCCCGCCGTGAACACGGGCCCCGCCGGCTCCCACAGCAGCAGCCGCCCCGCCGGCGCCGCGCCCGCCGGCAGCGCCCGCTGCAGCCGCACGCAGCGCTCCTGGGCCGCCTGCGCCGCCGCGAAGGGCACCCGGCCCGCGCGCAGCAGCGCCACCGCCCGCCCCGCCGCTGCCGCCCCGCCGGCAGGCATCGCGCGCCCGGGCGCCTCCCTCTCCGCCGCCGCGGCTGCGCGCCTGGCCGGGCGAGGGCGCACGCGCCAGCCTGCTGCCTGCGGGGGCGGAGCGGCCGGCCTCCTGCCCCTCCGGGCGCCGCTGCGCTCAGCCAGCCTTCCAGCCGCAGCCCCTGCAAGGGGGCCGGGTCCCCGCCCCTGCGGGAGCGACTGCGCAGGCACTGGCAGGCTGGGCCCCCCAGTGTCTAATCAACCCCAGAAGCAGCCACGAAAACAGAGTGcggcaaatatttctttacccagcgtgctgCGAGCcgctggaactccttgccacaggatgtgcggTGGCATCTGGGCCTTTCAAAGGGGagtggacaggtttctggaggaaaaggccatcacgggttgcaagtcatggtgtgcatgtgtgggcCAGCTCAGAAGAGCAGGcacaagggagggcgccagggtGCCGATCTGGTGTGCTGCacaaagcatctggtgggccactgtgggatccaggaagctggacaggaTGGGCCCTGGGTCcaagccagcagggctcttttagGTGCTTATGTTTTCCTGCATAGTCCTCATACCTTTGAGTGAggtttgtgcaggagaacttcccagaGGGTGAGAAGTTCTATCCCAATTAGTGTGGTTTGATTATTATCTGCATGTCCTTTGC
This portion of the Tiliqua scincoides isolate rTilSci1 chromosome 3, rTilSci1.hap2, whole genome shotgun sequence genome encodes:
- the LIPT2 gene encoding octanoyl-[acyl-carrier-protein]:protein N-octanoyltransferase LIPT2, mitochondrial, whose product is MSLRQKPTARGKGLAPPTKSCVVGRSWAVSINGCRLWRQVPNGSRTLCRKREADTGGPSLPVPAQSLPQGRGPGPLAGAAAGRLAERSGARRGRRPAAPPPQAAGWRVRPRPARRAAAAAEREAPGRAMPAGGAAAAGRAVALLRAGRVPFAAAQAAQERCVRLQRALPAGAAPAGRLLLWEPAGPVFTAGLRGGAAPGEERRLRALGAGFERLRRGGLLTFHGPGQLVAFPVLDLRRFGLPLRAHVDALLRLAAAACRALGLPRARALPPPRTGLWLGDRKLCALGVHCGSHITSHGLALNCCTDLTWFDHIVPCGLEGTKMTSLSQELQRHVSVEEATEPFLAAFQDVFKCTLITVPEDSEVPP